AGCCGCTCATGCGCGGCATGTTGAGGTCGAGGAACACGAGCCGCGGCGGCTTCTTCCGGAACTGCTCGAGCGCCTGCTGCGCGTCGGCGGCGAGGATGATCTCCGCGCCCGGCGCCGCTTGCTTCACGTACATCGCGACGAGGCGCGCGATGTCGACGTCGTCGTCGACGATGAGGACGGAGAGCCCGCCCTCGCTCGCGCTCGTGCCGCGCTGGATCTCCTCCTTCGCGGTGCGGAGCTGCCACACCGCGGCGTCCATCGAGACGGGGCGATCGTTCGGCTCCTTCGCCATCAGCGACGAGACGAGCTCGGAGAGGCGCTTCGGCACGCTCACCGCGTCGGACAGCTTCGGCACCGGCGCGTCCGCGTGCGCGAGCAGGACGTCGACCGGGTCTTTGCCCGTGTACGGCAGCGCGCCCGCGAGCACGCGGTAGGCGAGGACGCCGAACGCGTAGACGTCGGCGAGGTGGCGCTCGGTGCCGAGCTGCGTGCCGGAGAAGATCTCCGGCGCCATGTAGTCGGGCGTCCCCGCGACGATGCCGCGATCGGGCTCGTAGTGCGCGCGCACGAGGCCGAGGTCCATCAAGACGACGCGGCCCGACGCGGCGAGGAGGATGTTCTCCGGCTTGATGTCGCCGTGCGAGATGCCGGCGCGATGGATCGCGGCCATGCCGTCCGCGATCGCGACGAGGACGTCGATGCGCTCGGCGATCGGCGTCGTGGACCCGAGCCGATCGAGGTGGTGCGCCAGCGTGAAGCCGGACACGTGCTCCATCACCATGTAGTCGATGCCCTCGTGGACACCGAGCGCGTACACCCCCACCACGCCGGGGTGCTTGATCGCCGCGAGCGCGCGCGCCTCGTTCCGGATCGAGAACTGCGCCTCGATGTCCGCGAAATTCGCCTTGATCGCGACGCGGCGCACGAGCCCGACGTCCTGCGCGTCGAACACCTGCCCCATGCCGCCGCGGCCGAGGACGGCTTTGATCTCGTACGCGTCCGAGACGAGCTCACCGATTTTGAAGATGGTCTTGGGGGTCGACTCGGACACGGAACCTGATGGCCCAGTCTACCTCAGTCGCACGCGCGACGTTCCAGCCAAGTGATGGTCGAGTCGCCGTAGAGGATCCACACCGCGCCGAGGGTGTCCTCGATCACGAGCACGTCCGTGACGTGCGCGGCGACCGCGATCTCCCCGAGCGACGCGAACGCGCCGTCGGCGTCGACCTTCCCGAGCTCGAGGATCTTCGGCGAGCCGACCGCCTTCTCGCGCGGACGCATGCGCACGATCCACGCCGTCTTGCCGTCGCGCGAGGGCGCGGCGCCCATCGGCGCGGGATCGAGGCCGTTGGGGTAGAGCGACCACTTGGTCGGGACGTTCTCCTTCGGCGGATCGTCGACCGCGACCATCGCCATCCCGAACTCGAGCGTGTCGCGCGGCATCGGGATGAACGCGAGCGCACGCTCGCCGATCGGCGCGACCTCGAGGTCGACCCCTCGCTCGGGCACGCCGCCGACGCTGAGCACGACGTCGGGCGCGAGGCTCAGCTCGCTCTCCTTCAGCGTCATCGTGCGCGCGTGGATCGGCACCATCGCCGTGCGCGTGTCGAGGTACACCGCGACGGCTTGGTCGGCGGGGCGCGCCTTCGTGCCCTTCCGCGCGAAGAAGCGCATCGTGGTCGCGCCCGCGCCTTCGTCGGAGAGGCGCTGCCCGACGCGATCGTCGAGCGACACGAACGCCTGCAGCATGTCGCCCTCCGTCGTCTTGTGCTTCTCGAGCCACGCGACGACGGAGTGGTCCGCCCCGAGCGGCGCGGCCGCGAGGCGCGTGCTCGCCGCCGCCTTCGCGCCGGTCACGGTCTTCACGTCGGTGGGACCGTTCGGTCCGAGCGTCGCGCGCGTGATCTCGCCGCCGGTCGTGGGGCAGTACACGAACTTTCCCGCGAGCTCGCAGCCCGGCCACCGCACGCCGACGAACGCCGTCGGCCGCGGCGGCACGAACGGCGGCGTGTTCTTCGGCGGCACGGGTGGGATCGCGACGGAGAAGGCGCGCGGCCGCCCGCCGTCGTTCACGATCATGCGGAGCTCGTGCCCCGCGACGTCGAGCGCGGCCGGACCGCGGAACGGCTGCTCGGCGGGACCCCACACGAGGCGGCACGCGGAGGCGCCCGCTTCGCCGAACGGCTCGTCGACCGACGCGGCGGCGTCGCTCGGCGGCGCGGCGTCGACGACGGGCGCGGGCGGCGCGGCGTCGGCGTCGGCGTCGGCGCTCGCGCGCGGCGGCGGCGCGGGCGCGGCGTCGGCCCCGGGCTTCGGCGTCTCGTCGCAATCCTTGCACGATGCAAGAATCATCGAGAGCGCGAGGAAGAGGTGCCGGCGCGACACGCCTCCGTTCTACATCAGGCGGGTTTTCGAGCGAACCGGCTTCGCTCAGCGTGGGTCGCAGTCGCTCGAGACCTCGAGGCCGTCGAGGGCGGCCCAGCCGTAGCGGACCTCGCCCGTCGTCGACGTGACGTAGCCGTAGATGAACTTCATCGCGCCCGCCGGCGTCGTGTACTTGTCGGTGCCCTTCGTGCGCGCGTAGAGCTTCGCGTCGAGCGACGGCGCGCCCTCCGCGGTCGGCACGTTGAGGCGCTGGAACTTGGTGCCGGCGGGGAAGATGTCCGTGTTCGCGCCGCCGAGATCGTCGCCCGGCACGTTGAACGAGAGCGTGCCGTAGACCTCTCCGTTCTTCCGGACCTGCGGGAGGTAGTCGTTCGGCTCCTTCGCCTCCCCTTCCTTCGCGCCGCGCACGACCTTCAGCGTGTCGAGGCGCGCGGGGTACGTCGTCCCGATCTCGTAACACGCCATCGGCGAGAGGTTCGCGCCCTTCGCGTCCATCTTCCCGATCGCCTTCGCGAGCGCCTCGCGATCGGCGAACGCATCGATCGGCACCCACCCTCCCGACGCGAGCCCGGTGCTGAGCGCGTAGACGTAGCGGACGCCGTCGATGCGCCGCGACTGCCCGTAGTTGAGCGTGAATTTCGAGAAGGTGGAGCGACCCATCTCTTCGCCGTTGCCGTCGACGACCGGCACGGGGCTCTTCGCGGGATCGACCGCCCACGTCTCGCCGCCGTCGGCGCGGCGCACGCGCTGGCCACCGGCGCGGAGCGAGCAGTTGTAGCGGCTCCGCTTGCAGGTCTCGCCGTTCTCACCGCGGGTGATCATCTCGCTCGCCTCGCCCTCGGGCTCGGCCTCCGGCTCGAGCTCGGCGCACGCGGTGAAGGCGACGATGATGAGAAGAGGCGCGAAGCGGAGGTGCATGTCGATGTGGGATGCAGTCGGCAGGCCACGCGTCCGCTGCGCACGGCGGGCGCGGTTTGCGCAGCCCGACGCGCAGTCACGGCGACGGCGGGTCAAGCCCCGCCCAAGGCGTCGATCCCCGGTGGCTGCGTCCGCCCCAGCTGCTGAAGACCGCTGCACCGGCACGAGAGGGCGGAAAAACCGAGGTGGCGTGCGCCGGTTGTGCAACGTCGCGCGCAGTGCCCCCGCCCGCGACCGCTGGCATCGTTCCTGCCATTACTGGCTTTCATGATGGCGAACGATCTCCCGCGTCATTTCCAGGCTCCGGCGCTCGGCATGCCGCGGACCCCGCGCGCGGTCTCGTTCTCGCTCCCGACGTCGGAGGACCTCATCGAGGTCGCCGAGCCGGCGCTCCCGTTCACGGAGAGCGACGCGTACCACGCGGTGTCGCCGGTCCTTCCGCGCATGGTGAGCGCGGAGGAGTCGCGGCTGCAGCCGACCGTGCGCGTCGGCGGCAGGTCGTTCCGCAAGGGCGCGGAGGCGCCGACGAAGTCGAGCCTCGCGTTCTTCGTCCTCATCGGTCTCTTCGTCGGCCTCTGCGCGTTCGTCGCGATGACGATCGCGCTCCCCGACGCCTCCGCGCACGCGAAGGCCCCCGCGCACGCGAAGCCGCCGACGACCGCGCGCGCAAACATGAACGCGAACGCGAACACGAACGCAGAGCGCGCCGACGCGAACGCGAAGCCCGCCGTCGCGATCACCGCACCGGAGACCGTAATCGCGAGCGACTCGGAGGCGTCGACCGCGAGCGCGAAGCCAACCGCCGCGCGCCGCCGCACGCCGTTCATCGGCAAGCGCACGCCGAACGCGAAGACCGTCGCCCTCCCGGCGAACCCCTACAAGCTCCCGTGACCGCGCAACCGCGCGCTCTCGACCTCGAGCGCCGCGCGCATCACGATCCTCACGACCTTCCGCCCTCACGCAGCCGCGCGAGCTCGGCCTCGAGCGCCGCGACGCGCGCCTCTGCTTCTCGCTGGCTCGCCTCTGCTTCTCGCTGGCTCGCCGCTGCCGCGCGCGCCGCTGCTTTCGCCGCGCGCGCTTTCTCCTCCGCCGTGCGGGCGCGCTCGTCGGCGGTCGGGAAGACGATCGTGGTCCCGTCGACGATGCGTCGGGCGCGCAGGCAGCACGGGTAGGTCTTCCCTTCCGCATACACGGCGTCGAGGTAGAGCTCGACGCCGAGAATGGCCGAGCGCGTGCGCTCCTTCTTCACGAGGCGCTCGACGAAGTCACCGCTCTTCCGGTCCCACGCGCGGAGGCGCGTGCCCTCCTTCGCGTCGACGTTGAAGACGTAGAGCTCCTTCACGCCCACCTCGGCGTAGCGCGCGAGCTTCTGGCGGAGGGTCCACCGCTCGTAGCTGTCGCTCGGGCTCAGCACCTCGAACGCGACGTCGGGCGCGCCGCGCTCCCAGCACATCCACGAGTCGAAGTCCTCGCCGTCGGGCACACCGGCCTTCACGAAGACGTCCGGCGCGAGGCATCGCTTCGGGTTGTTGGCTTGAAAGTACACGTATTGATCGGCCCCGAGCGTTCCGCTCTCGATCGGGATCGCCGCGCGGATGATCTGGTAGAGCGCGTTGCACAGATGATGATGACGGCGGCCTTGGGGCACCTTCTCGTCCTCCGGTTCGCTGCACGGGAAGTGCAGCGGCCGCACGGGACGGAGGTACTTCACGGACGACATGCCCATGCCCTCGACTTTATCCGCCCCAACGACCACACGCGAGTCGCAGCACGACGCATGCCGCATCTCGGCGCAAACGATCCCGCACACTTCGAGCCCGTGACCCTATGGCCGGGCCAGGCCAGGGCCAGGCCAGGGGCCACCTCGAGCCCCAAACAAAGTGCGCAACCGGTGCAGAGACGCGGCCGACCCGCGCGTCATGCTCCGTATCGCTCTCGTCGTCTTCCTGCTGTCCACCCTGCTCGCGTGCTCGGAGGAGGTGACGCTCATCGAGACGCAGCCGACGAAGACGATCACCTTCCAGACGACATGCGTGCGGAACCTCTGCGACCAGCGCTACGAGACGTCGCGACGGCAATGCTCCGAGTGCATGTCACTCGCGATGGAGACGATGGACCTCGCTCCGTATACCTCCGGACTATGCAACTCGATTTGCGCCGGGAGCCCCTGCACGGAGGACGACCGCGAGACCTGCGTCGAGGAATCGTTCGACCCGGTCGTCACGGGCTACCTCGACGTGGAGGTCCGCGATGCATGCGTTCGTATGCTCGAACACCGGAGCTCTTGCGGCGAGCATCAGTACGACACGTCGCTCTGCGAGCGGCAGGGCCGCGTGCTTCGGCACGAGCAGGCCGCGATCTTCGCCTGCCTGGCCACTTCGCGCTGCGGTGGTGACGACCGATGTGAGCTGCTGGCTCCCCAGCCGACCTCTTTCGGTGAGGAGCTCTGTGCTGCCTTCGCCGGGTGTGACGAGGAACGGACGCTCTCTTCGAAGACGCCGCGGACCTCGGCGAGGCTCACGTTCTCTTCGCGCACCGCGGCGTACCGGACGAAGCACGCGAACGCGTCATCGAGCGACGTGAAGCCGTTGTGGTCCTCCATCAGCCCGCCCTCTTCGTGACACCAGGTCCGCACCGTGCCGTCGGGGCAGACGAGCCAGTAGTTGCCGGCGCCGTCGTTGGCCATCGCGAAGGCGTCGGGCTCGACGTTGCGGAACTCGCTCGTGTCATGGCCCCACTCGACGTTGAAGTCGTACAGCTCGGGGAACGAACCGTTCTTCAGCCGCGCGTGCAACGCGTCGAACGCGCGCCGTGCGTCCGCCGGCAGCTTGGCGAGGAACGCTTCAGGCGGCGCGGCCGCGTCGCCCTTCTGCATCTTGCCCTTCAGGAGCGTCTGAATGTCTGTCTCGAGCTGACCGCCGGCGATGTAGTCTCGGGTATCCATCGGCCGGCGAGGCTATGGCATCTGCGCGCCGCCGCAACCTCCACCGCCGGTGAAGGGATATCCTCGCGGGTCATGAACGCGCTGATCGCGGCGGTCGAGGCGTCCTACGCCGCGACGGCTACTGGCGACGTGGACATGTGGCTGCGTCGCTCGACCGAGGCGCTCGCGCCGCTCTTCGCGCCGAGCTCGCGTTGCTCGCGCGCAAGCAAACGCCGGTCGAGTGATACGCTGGGCGCGCGATGCCCGAGCTGCCCGACGTCGACGTGTACATCGAGCACATCGCGGCGCGGACGAAGGGAAAGGCGCTCGAGAAGGTGCGGCTCGCGTCACCGTTCGTGCTCCGCACGGCGGAGCCGCCGCTCACGGCCGTCTACGGGCAGAAGGTCGAGCGCGTCCACCGCCTCGGCAAGCGCATCGTCTTCGACTTCACCGCGCTCCACCTCGTCATCCACCTCATGGTCGCGGGGCGCTTCCGGTGGAAGGAGCTCGGCGCCGCGATCCCGGGGAAGGTCGGGCTCGCGGCGTTCGACTTCACCGGCGCGGGCACGCTCGTCCTCACCGAGGCGAGCACGAAGAAGCGCGCGAGCATCCACCTCGTCGACGATGCCGGCCTCACCGCGCTCGACCCCGGCGGGATGGAGGTGCTCGGCTCCAGCGTCGCCGCGTTCGCCGCGAAGCTGCGGAGCGAGAACCACACGCTGAAGCGATCGCTCACCGACCCGCACCTCTTCAGCGGGATCGGGAACGCGTACTCGGACGAGATCCTGCACCACGCGCGGATGTCGCCGGTGAAGCTCACCTCGAGGCTCACCGACGCCGAGATCGAGAAGCTCCATTCTTCGATCCACGTCGTGCTGAAGGAGTGGACCGATCGCCTGCGCGCCGAGGCGGGCGAGGAGTTCCCCGAGAAGGTCACCGCGTTCCGCCCCGAGATGGCGGTGCACGGCAAATACGGCAAGCCGTGCCCGCGCTGCGGCGGCCCCGTGCAGCGCATCCGCTACGCCGCCAACGAGATGAACTACTGCCCGACCTGCCAGACCGAGGGCAAGCTCCTCGCCGATCGATCGCTCTCGCGCCTCATGCGCGGCGACTGGCCGAAGACGCTCGAGGAGCTCGAGGCGAAGAAGGCAGAGGGCCGCGCCGTCGTCGCGCCGCCGGCGCCGCCGCCGAAGAAGGGCAGCATCGCCGAGCGCGCGGCGTCGTTCATTCCGAAGCGCGGCGGGTGACGTTCACGATCTGCTTCTTCGCCTCGTCGACGTCGTATTCGCAGACGCCGATCGCGACGTGCCCCACCGCGTTGCGGGCCGCGTTCTGACGCACGGTCGCCTCGTCGCACGCGCACGGCGCCTTCGGCGGCGCGTCCTCGCAGCTCGGCGTCTTCGGCTGCACGAGCGCCCAGCGCCGGCGCTCGTGCGCGGCGACGAACGCGTCCGGCAGCTTTCCTTTCTCGAGGAGCGCGGCGTACGCGACGAGCGGCGCGCGCGCCTCGGCGGCGGTGAAGACGTCGCGCGGCGGTCGCTCCCCCTCCGCCGCGAGGATGGGCCCGACCTGCTCGATCGTGCAGAGCGGCTCGTCTTGTTTCGTGTCGCTCGCCCAGCCGAGCGGTCCCTTCTCGTTGCAGCGGAAGCTCGGGTGATCGAGCGGCTCGAGGCCTTGCGCGAGGAGCGTCTCTCGAACGCAGGGCGCCGGCGCGAGCGCGAGCGCGAGGTACACCGCCTCGGCGAGGAAGGCCTCCTCCCCTCCCCCTCCTTCGAGCGACTTCGGCCGCGTGCTCGCCACGTCGCACGCGATCGTGCCCGCGGCCTTCGGCTCGTACGCGAGGACCGCCCGCAAGAGCGCCGCGGCGGCGCGTGGCTCGACCCAGCGACGCCCGAGGTCGTGCGCCTTGATCGTGACGAAGGGTCGCTTGTCCGCGGCGCTGGTCCCGAGATCGACGACGCGCGCGGCGCGGGCGATCGCGAGCGGATCGGTCTGCATGAAGACGGGCCACATCGCCTTCTCGAGCGCGTCGGCCGGCGCCTTCGCGCGGACCTCGTCCCAGCCCGGTCCCGGGATCGACGCGGTCGCGACGAGCAGCTCGACGTTCGCGCTCGGTCCCTTCTCGCGCTCGAGCTCCGCCGCGAGCCCGAGCCGGCGCTCCTTCGTCTTCGCCATCTCCCAGAGCGGCGCGAGCGCGCGCGCGGTCTCGGGCGCCGCCGCGAAGTCGACCGGCAGGCCGACGATCGGTCCGACGAACACGCCCTCGCCGATGCGGTAGAGGACGCGCCCCTGCCCCGCCTTCGTGCGGTACGCGAGGCGCCGCCCGCTCTCGTCGCGCGTCACCACCGTGTCGGGCGCGACCTCGTCGGGCAGCTCCGTCTTCGTCCCGTCGAGCACGAGCGTCGCGCGCCCGCCGAGGACCTCCACCTTCGCGTCGCTCACGAGCTCCTTCGAGCGACACGAGATCGCGAAGAGCGACACGAGCAGGAGCGCCACCGGCCGCCGGATCACGTCCCGAGCATCGCCCCGCTCTCGCCAAGGCGCAACGCCGTGGTTATCGCTGTCGGGGTGCCTCGCCGGCTCGGCTTCCTCGACGGCCTCCGCGCCTTCTTCGGCGGGATCGGCTTTGTCCTGTTTCGCCCGAAAATGTGGGGCTGGGCCGCGATCCCTATCTTCGTCGCGACGCTGCTCTTCGGCGCGACCGGCGCCCTCGCGATCTGGGGCGGAGCGAGCCTCGCCGACCAGGTCCTCTCCGGGGCGACGAGCGGCTGGGCGGCGGCCGGGCTCTGGGGCCTCCGCGTCCTGTTCTGGATCGTGGGCCTCCTCCTCGCGTTCCTCCTCGCGCTCACGCTCGCGCAGCCGCTCTCGGGGTTCGCGCTCGACGCGATCGCGCGCCGCCAGGAGCTCGCCCTCGGCGGCCGCACGTGGCCGGATCAGCCTCTTTTCCCGTCGCTCTTCCGTTCGCTCCGCGTCACGCTCTTCGCCCTCGCGGTGAGCCTGCCGCTCCTCCTTCTTCTCTCGGTGGTCACGCTCCTCTTTCCGCCGGCGTCGGTCGTCACCGTCCCGCTCAAGCTCGCGGTCGCGGGGTTCGCGATCAGCTACGACTTCCTGGACTACCCGCTCGGCCTCCGCGGCGAGGAGGTGGGGGCGCGCGCGGCCTTCCTGCGCCGGCACGCGGCGGCGGTCCTCGGCTTCGGGCTCGCGGCGTCGGTGGTCCTCCTCGTGCCGGGGTTGGGGCTCCTCCTCCTGCCCTTTGGGGTGGCGGGCGCGACGCGTTTGGTAGTCCTTGCCGATCGGCCATGAAGCGTGTGAGGCTGAGCCGCTGAAATGAGCACGCCGCTGACGATCAACGACAAGGTCACGCTGCCCGGCAGCGATCTCGAATGGACCGCCGTGAGGTCTGGCGGCCCGGGCGGTCAGAACGTGAACAAGGTCTCCTCGAAGATCGAGCTCACGTTCGACTTCGAGGGGACGGTCGCCCTCCCGGACGACGCGCGCGATCGCCTCCGCAAGCTCGCGAAGGGCTCGCTCGACGCCGAGGGCCGCATCCTCGTGAAGAGCGAGAAGACCCGCGACCAGGCGAAGAACCTCGCCGACGCCCGCCAGAAGCTCAAGGAGATGATCCTCGAAGCGCTGAAGGTGCCGAAGGTCCGAAAGCCGACGAAGGTGAGCAAAGCGCAGAAGGCCAAGCGCGTCACCGAGAAGAAGAAGGTCGCCAAGAAGAAGGCCACGCGCAAGAAGCCGTCGAAGGACGACTGACTGCTCCTCGTCTCGCGCGCCCCTCGTCTCGCGCGTCGAGCACCTTCTTGTTTCAGTCGAGTTGCTCGAGCTCCTCGCACCGGAGGATACGCTCGCGCTCGACGTCGGTGACGGGAAGCTTGCGCGCGGCCAGGACGCTGAAGATCCCCTCGGCCTTTCCTGCGGATGCGCTCCGGTTTCGTGTCGGCGGCCTGGGGAGGGCCGCGGCGCCATCACCGAGAACAGGAGGTCCGTGCGCTGCTCCGCGAGCGCACGCTCCACGAACGTCCCCGGCTCGTGCCGCCACCTCCGCGGGCAGGATCGCTTGCAGCTCGCCCCGGCGCGTTCTCCGGATCCGAGAACACGTGCCTCAATCGCAGCGGGACATCATGCGGGCGGCGCGGGCGCGGAGCTTGTTTCGGAGGAGGTCGACGTCGTCCATCTTGTCGGGGGTGAACGTGAGGCGGGCGCCGTCGGCGACCTCCTCGAAGCGTGTCTGCACGGGTGGGAGGTGGACCGGCTGGATGCCGTGGCGTCCGCCGCCCACGCCGTGCCAGCCGTCGTGGCCAACGCCTGCGCCCCTCCCCGCTCCGTGGAGCGCGGCCGCGTCGCGGGCGCGGCGTCGGAGCTCGTCGAGGCGATCGGGCGTCGTCGTGAAGAGCAGCGTCGCGCCCGTCGCCGTCTCGTCGAACTGGATGTGCGCGTTCTCGACGCCGAGCGGGCACGTCGCGCGGATCCGACTCGCGTCGAGCGTCCGCGGAGGTCCCGCGACCGGCGGCGGCTTCTCCCCGCACGCCGTGACGAGCACCGCGAGCACGATCGCCGCCCCCGCACCTCGAACCGCCGGCAACCATCCCTCGATCGACATCGCGCTCGCCTTCGAAGCACGTCGCGCGCCAGCGTGCGCGACGCCGTTTCCGCGTGCACACGCCCCTTCGGCGCGCATCTGCCCCTTCGGCGCGCATCTCGTGCACCGGCCGGCGCACGCCGTGCGCGATCAGGGCCGGCGCGGCTTCGGGACGAGGACCTCGACCAGATCGGCGATCACGCGCAGCTCGTGCTCGTCGGCGGCGTCGATCACGACGGGCGCGTAGCGTGGGTTGAGCGAGCGAAGGGTCACGCGCTGCGTGCCGTCCGGTCGCCGGCGGGTCTCGAGCATCTTCAACGCGAACGGTCCGCCGAGGCCCTCGGCCGAGAAGACGGGGTGGGCCACCAAGACCGCGCGGCCGCGAAAGGGCGGCGGCGCCGGCGGACCGAAGAGGCAGACCGCGCCGTCCGGGATCCGAGGCTCCATCGAGTCGCCCTCGATCTGAGCGACGAACTGCCGCTCGGGAGGAGGACCCTTCCGCGGGAGGATGACCCAGCCGAGCGCTTCGACGACGCGACCGCCGTCCGCGAACGCGCCCGCGGCCGCTCGGAGCGTCATCACCGGAACCGCATGGACCGGCCGCCGCCCTCGCATCGTCGACGGACGCACGCGGTACCCCGCAGCGCTCAGGCGCACGAGCGGCGTCGGTCGGACGACCGCGTGCGTCGCGGCCGGCGTCTTCGCGTTGGGGTCGGCCGCCGCGATGAGCGCGTACACCGTCGTGCCGAGCTCCGTCGCGATCCGTTCGAGCGTACGGAGCTGCAGGTTCTGCTTGCCCGACTCGATCCGCTGGTAGTTCGTGGGCGCCGTGTCGAGCCGGGCGGCGAGGGCCTCCTGCGTCATCGAGATCGCCTCCCGGCGCCGGGCGATCGCCCGCGCAACGCAATGAAGAAGGTCGTCTTTCTCGCGCGCCAAGCCATCGACGAGTTGGGCGCCGATGACGAGTGCGAACCATCATCACTAGTGATGGTTCAATGTTCGATTTCTGCTCGACAATTTGGCGTTCATGCAATCGAGAGTCGCAGATTCGTCGTTGACATCGGATGACGCGCCCCTCTAAGAAGCATCTTCGATGATGGTGCTATATCGCCAATTGCGGGGAAGGCGCTGTCAGCAGTCGGGAGGGACCATTGGTCGATCGTCGAGTATCCAAGTGCCGCTCAACCTCGTCGCGCCGAGCCGTGGCGCTGGCCGGCGTCGTGGGCCTCCTCGTCGGCCTGCCGCTCACCGCGGTCGCTGACGAGCCCGCGGCGCCGCCGTCGTCGCCTGCGCCGTCGTCGACGGCGCCGACGGTCCATGGCGTCTACGACTTTTGCTACATGCGTCCTCCGAAGAAGACGTCCCACTACGAGAAGTGGCGAGTCGTCGTCTTCGAGCTCGGCGGCAAGGAGATCGCGACCGGTCCCGAGAAAGAGGTCGACGAGAAGGGCATCGCCGTCGGAGAGCACCAGGTCTTCCGCAACGGCGCCCTCTTCAACGACGTCCGCGACACGTTCTCCGCGACGTTCCCGATGCCGCGCTTCTACGCCGTCGAGGCCGAGACGGAGAGCCCGGCGGCGCTCCGCGGGAAGAAGCAGCTCTCCAGCAAGGAGATGATCGACGCGGCAGGCCTCGACACGTTCGCGGCCTACTCGATCGCGTGCTCGGACTGGGTCATCCTCCCTCGCCTGACGGAGAAGACCGCGTCGTGGAGGAAGGTCACCGCGAAGAGAAAGAACGGGACGACGTACCAGCGGTGGATGCTCGATGTCTCCTGGAAGATGGAGGCCGACGTCTATCGCCACGAGGCGAACGGCGGGTTCACGCTCTTCCAGACGGTCACCGACGGCAACGATGCCGGCACCGACGCCGCCTACGAGCTGGCGACGAAGGCGCCGCAGCAGAACAACATGGGCGCGCAGCAGATGCTGGTCTCGAAGCATCCCAAGCCCGGATGCGACCCACCGATGATCGCGGAGGGGGCCGCGATCGTGAAGGGAATCCACGCCTGCGTCGACGCGCTCGGCGCGCTCGCCGACCGCGCCCGCGAGACGCTCAAGGCGGACGAGAGCGAAACCGCCGGCGGTGCTCCCACCCCGCCGCCCGCGGCCCCGGGCGCCGACGGCGGAGCGCCCGCGACGCCGGCCGAAACGGTCGCGCCGACCCCGTTGAGCCCGCGGGAGCGAGGTCTCCTCAAGAGCCTCGCCGACAAGGATCGCGACGTCATCCCGGCGCTCCTCGGACTGCTGGGCGACTCGAAGAGCCAGCGCCTCCTCGACCTCGCCGACGAGATCAAGTCCGCGAAGAGCGCCTGCGAGAAGCCGGTCGACAGCGTCGAAGCGGCGAGCGAAAAGCTCCGTCAGCTCAGTCAGCAGGGTCCGGCGTCGCTCGGAGTGCCGGCCGTCCTCGGGTTGGCGGAGTGCGCGGGGATCGATCTCTCGCCCGACCTCAGCAGCGCGTCGGCGCCCGGAACGCAGCAGCACTTCTCGAAGCACTGCAAGGACGTCGACGACGACGTCGCGCACGGCCGCGACGCCATGCGCAACGTCGCGCGGTGCCGCGGCCGCGTGAAGACGGAGTGGGCGACGCTGAACCTGCAGAACAAGGTCAAACAGCTCGATCCGTTCCGGCTCTTCTCGATACTGCT
The DNA window shown above is from Labilithrix sp. and carries:
- a CDS encoding porin family protein encodes the protein MGLLVGLPLTAVADEPAAPPSSPAPSSTAPTVHGVYDFCYMRPPKKTSHYEKWRVVVFELGGKEIATGPEKEVDEKGIAVGEHQVFRNGALFNDVRDTFSATFPMPRFYAVEAETESPAALRGKKQLSSKEMIDAAGLDTFAAYSIACSDWVILPRLTEKTASWRKVTAKRKNGTTYQRWMLDVSWKMEADVYRHEANGGFTLFQTVTDGNDAGTDAAYELATKAPQQNNMGAQQMLVSKHPKPGCDPPMIAEGAAIVKGIHACVDALGALADRARETLKADESETAGGAPTPPPAAPGADGGAPATPAETVAPTPLSPRERGLLKSLADKDRDVIPALLGLLGDSKSQRLLDLADEIKSAKSACEKPVDSVEAASEKLRQLSQQGPASLGVPAVLGLAECAGIDLSPDLSSASAPGTQQHFSKHCKDVDDDVAHGRDAMRNVARCRGRVKTEWATLNLQNKVKQLDPFRLFSILLARPGKDPPQGISVGRSEGARRGDVFVAMLERNGELVSAGFGRISDDGPGGVEGETNPSGFKFRRGEADNGTQMKEHPQIGVVLGARPQVSMYALKGNLDTTIAFGGAVEGGYNASKFVPVGDEVWGRANIGFLVGSKKEQFFNIEIGPEVVKYLAGGFAAYGGLGASIALASKSVDTPGGSQSFSGASYGALLNVGIDYAITPDWNARLGAGYRQGFNNADLTSDAAPGKIDGGTLSYAHAGLGVNYTF